In a single window of the Flavobacterium ammoniigenes genome:
- the tuf gene encoding elongation factor Tu, which yields MAKETFNRSKPHLNIGTIGHVDHGKTTLTAAITKVLSDAGYCQAKSFDQIDNAPEEKERGITINTSHVEYETANRHYAHVDCPGHADYVKNMVTGAAQMDGAILVVAATDGPMPQTREHILLGRQVGIPRIVVFMNKVDMVDDAELLELVEMEIRDLLSFYEYDGDNGPVVQGSALGGLNNDPNWVPKIIELMEAVDAWIEEPVRDTEKPFLMPIEDVFTITGRGTVATGRIETGVCNTGDPVEIIGMGAEKLTSTITGIEMFRQILDRGEAGDNAGILLRGVAKEDIKRGMVIVKPGSVKPHAHFKAEVYILKKEEGGRHTPFHNNYRPQFYVRTTDVTGVITLPAGVEMVMPGDNLTIEVKLLSEIAMNVGLRFAIREGGRTVGAGQVTEIL from the coding sequence ATGGCAAAAGAAACCTTTAACCGTTCGAAACCACACTTAAATATTGGTACGATCGGACACGTGGATCACGGTAAAACAACTTTAACAGCAGCAATCACGAAAGTATTATCTGATGCTGGTTACTGTCAAGCAAAATCATTTGATCAAATTGATAATGCTCCAGAAGAAAAAGAAAGAGGTATTACAATTAATACTTCACACGTAGAGTATGAAACAGCTAACCGTCACTACGCTCACGTTGACTGTCCAGGTCACGCGGATTACGTTAAGAACATGGTTACTGGTGCTGCTCAAATGGACGGTGCTATCTTAGTAGTTGCTGCTACAGATGGTCCAATGCCACAAACACGTGAGCACATCCTTTTAGGACGTCAGGTAGGTATTCCAAGAATCGTTGTATTCATGAACAAAGTGGATATGGTTGATGACGCGGAATTATTAGAATTAGTAGAAATGGAAATTAGAGATTTATTATCTTTCTACGAATATGATGGAGATAATGGTCCTGTTGTTCAAGGTTCTGCTTTAGGTGGATTGAACAATGATCCAAACTGGGTTCCTAAAATCATTGAATTGATGGAAGCTGTTGATGCTTGGATCGAAGAGCCAGTTCGTGATACTGAAAAACCATTCTTGATGCCAATCGAAGATGTATTTACAATTACAGGTCGTGGAACTGTTGCTACAGGTCGTATCGAAACTGGAGTTTGTAATACTGGAGATCCAGTTGAAATCATCGGTATGGGTGCTGAGAAATTGACATCTACTATCACTGGTATCGAAATGTTCCGTCAAATCCTTGATAGAGGTGAGGCTGGAGATAACGCAGGTATCTTGTTAAGAGGTGTTGCTAAAGAAGATATCAAAAGAGGTATGGTTATTGTAAAACCAGGTTCTGTTAAACCACACGCACACTTCAAAGCTGAGGTGTATATCTTGAAAAAAGAAGAAGGTGGTCGTCACACACCATTCCACAATAACTACCGTCCACAATTCTATGTTCGTACAACAGACGTAACAGGTGTAATTACTTTACCTGCTGGTGTAGAGATGGTGATGCCTGGAGATAACTTAACTATTGAAGTTAAATTATTGAGCGAAATCGCTATGAATGTAGGTCTACGTTTCGCTATCCGTGAGGGTGGTAGAACTGTAGGTGCTGGTCAGGTAACTGAAATTCTATAG
- the secE gene encoding preprotein translocase subunit SecE, with protein MTKVVNYISEAFEELKSNVTWPAWSEVQRLTIVVAVFSVVFALATWGVDEVFAKALAGFFNWLKA; from the coding sequence ATGACAAAAGTTGTTAATTACATATCGGAAGCATTTGAAGAGTTAAAATCAAATGTAACTTGGCCAGCTTGGTCTGAAGTACAACGTCTAACAATTGTTGTTGCTGTTTTTTCAGTAGTATTCGCCTTGGCAACTTGGGGAGTAGATGAGGTTTTTGCGAAAGCATTAGCCGGATTTTTTAACTGGTTAAAAGCGTAA
- a CDS encoding acyl-CoA dehydrogenase family protein, translated as MNSMYFTEEHQLFRASFRDFLQKEVVPYIEQWEKSGTIDRFIWKKFGEMGFFGINYPTQYGGMNLDLFYTVIFLEELQKIKSSGFAAAMWAHVYLAMTHLNTEGSESIKQNYLTASINGDKIGALCITEPFGGSDVAGMRTTAVQSGDKYIINGSKTFITNGVYADYYIVAAKTEPGLGNKGISVFLVDTDTPGISATKLDKLGWRASDTAEIAFDNVEIPISNLMGEVNKGFPYIMQHFASERLIMAINAHARAEYAIDYTIEYMEQRQAFGTTINKFQALRHTLVEHATEVEHCKVFNYAAMARLNKGEYVVKEATMAKLKSTKVADEAIYSCLQMLGGYGYMEEYPLARLFRDSRLGPIGGGTSEIMKEILSKMILDKQNYKPAVE; from the coding sequence ATGAATTCAATGTATTTCACAGAAGAGCATCAACTATTTAGAGCAAGTTTTCGAGATTTTTTACAAAAAGAAGTTGTGCCTTACATTGAACAATGGGAAAAGTCAGGAACAATTGACCGTTTTATTTGGAAAAAATTTGGTGAGATGGGATTTTTCGGAATCAATTATCCTACTCAATATGGAGGAATGAACTTGGATTTGTTCTATACCGTTATTTTTCTTGAAGAACTTCAAAAAATAAAATCTTCTGGATTTGCAGCGGCGATGTGGGCACACGTTTATTTGGCCATGACGCATTTGAATACTGAAGGAAGTGAATCCATTAAACAAAACTATTTAACAGCAAGTATTAATGGAGATAAAATTGGAGCCTTGTGTATTACAGAACCTTTTGGAGGAAGTGATGTAGCTGGAATGCGAACCACTGCTGTTCAGTCAGGAGATAAATATATTATTAACGGATCCAAAACTTTTATTACTAATGGAGTTTATGCTGATTATTATATTGTAGCTGCTAAAACAGAACCTGGACTAGGGAATAAAGGAATTAGCGTTTTTTTAGTTGATACTGATACGCCAGGGATTTCGGCCACCAAATTAGATAAATTGGGATGGAGAGCATCGGATACGGCTGAAATTGCCTTTGATAATGTAGAAATTCCGATTTCCAATTTAATGGGGGAGGTCAATAAAGGATTTCCATACATCATGCAGCATTTTGCATCAGAACGTTTGATTATGGCAATTAATGCGCACGCCAGAGCCGAGTATGCTATAGACTATACTATTGAGTATATGGAACAACGCCAGGCTTTTGGTACTACAATTAATAAATTTCAAGCGTTACGTCATACTTTAGTAGAACACGCGACCGAAGTGGAACACTGTAAAGTATTCAATTATGCGGCCATGGCACGTTTAAATAAGGGCGAATATGTTGTTAAAGAGGCAACCATGGCTAAACTAAAATCTACCAAAGTAGCCGATGAAGCTATATACAGTTGTTTGCAAATGTTGGGAGGTTATGGATATATGGAAGAATACCCATTGGCTCGATTATTTAGAGATAGTCGTTTAGGACCTATTGGTGGTGGTACTTCAGAAATCATGAAGGAAATTTTGTCCAAAATGATATTGGATAAACAAAATTATAAGCCAGCTGTAGAATAA
- a CDS encoding ComEA family DNA-binding protein produces MNFKWFSSYFSFSKSQRTGLLVLLVLIVVLQTVYFFVDFSLPIKNNPKKNTWLSVQSEIDSLKEQARFSGSRLYPFNPNYISDYKGYKLGMSVQEIDRLLAYRKQNKFVNSAEEFQKVTKVSDSLISRIAPYFKFPDWVNEKRKSSSISSYRNPVFTTSEKLVVLDINTASLEDLVKVYGIGEVIAQRILSYRESLGSFVVMEQLNEVWGLSPEVLVNLNKRFKVKSQLGIKKVNINNASIKELAQFPYFKYALAKQIVIYRSMNEPIVETTDLTKIKGMPNDKIKIIALYLDF; encoded by the coding sequence ATGAATTTCAAATGGTTCTCCTCGTATTTTTCATTTTCTAAATCACAACGCACAGGATTGCTAGTATTGCTAGTTTTAATTGTTGTTTTACAAACGGTTTATTTTTTTGTTGATTTCAGTTTGCCAATAAAGAATAATCCTAAAAAAAATACATGGTTGAGTGTTCAATCAGAAATTGATTCGTTAAAAGAGCAAGCTAGGTTTTCAGGTTCACGATTATATCCATTTAATCCCAATTACATTTCGGATTACAAAGGGTATAAATTAGGAATGTCCGTCCAAGAGATTGATCGTTTGCTTGCCTATAGAAAACAAAACAAGTTTGTCAATTCGGCCGAAGAATTTCAAAAAGTAACAAAAGTATCCGATTCATTAATAAGTAGGATTGCTCCTTATTTTAAATTCCCGGATTGGGTAAATGAAAAAAGAAAAAGTAGTTCAATTTCGAGTTACAGGAATCCTGTTTTTACCACAAGCGAAAAATTAGTAGTGCTCGATATTAATACCGCCAGTTTGGAAGATTTAGTTAAAGTATATGGAATAGGCGAAGTGATAGCACAGCGTATTTTAAGTTATAGAGAAAGTTTGGGAAGTTTTGTTGTAATGGAACAGTTAAATGAGGTTTGGGGTTTGTCGCCAGAGGTTTTAGTTAATTTGAACAAAAGGTTCAAAGTGAAATCACAGTTAGGAATAAAAAAAGTGAATATTAATAACGCTTCGATAAAAGAATTGGCACAGTTTCCCTACTTCAAATATGCATTAGCCAAACAAATAGTAATTTATAGAAGTATGAACGAACCTATTGTTGAAACTACGGATTTAACAAAAATTAAGGGAATGCCTAACGATAAAATAAAAATAATCGCACTATATTTGGATTTCTAA
- the hpf gene encoding ribosome hibernation-promoting factor, HPF/YfiA family, whose protein sequence is MKVSVHAVNFTVDRKLVDFIQEKMDKLEKYYDKVVSSDAFLKVEKTSDKENKWVEIKINVPGDEFVVKKQCKSFEEAVDLATESLERLLVKRKEKIRTSV, encoded by the coding sequence ATGAAGGTAAGTGTTCATGCGGTTAACTTTACAGTTGACAGAAAGCTAGTTGATTTCATTCAAGAAAAAATGGATAAATTGGAAAAGTATTACGACAAGGTGGTTTCGTCGGACGCTTTTTTAAAAGTCGAAAAGACTAGTGATAAAGAGAATAAATGGGTAGAGATTAAGATCAATGTGCCTGGAGATGAATTTGTAGTCAAAAAACAATGTAAATCTTTTGAAGAGGCAGTTGATTTAGCAACAGAATCGTTAGAACGATTATTAGTAAAAAGAAAAGAAAAAATCAGAACATCGGTTTAA
- a CDS encoding PspC domain-containing protein, which yields MLNRLKFFFEKHGFHVSSRLADALGMRASSVRLFFIYLSFVTAGLWFAVYLILAFWMRLKDLIRAKRSSVFDI from the coding sequence ATGTTGAACCGGCTAAAATTTTTTTTTGAAAAACATGGGTTTCATGTTTCCTCTAGATTAGCAGACGCTTTAGGGATGCGAGCCAGTAGCGTGCGATTGTTTTTTATTTATTTATCCTTTGTCACGGCCGGTTTGTGGTTTGCAGTGTATTTAATATTAGCTTTTTGGATGCGTCTGAAAGATCTGATTCGTGCCAAACGAAGTTCGGTATTTGATATATAA
- the rpsU gene encoding 30S ribosomal protein S21, protein MLIIPIKDGENIDRALKRYKRKFDKTGTVRQLRARQAFIKPSVTNRMKFQKAAYIQNMRDNLES, encoded by the coding sequence ATGTTAATTATACCAATTAAAGACGGAGAAAATATCGATAGAGCATTAAAGCGCTATAAAAGAAAATTTGATAAAACAGGAACTGTTCGTCAGCTGCGTGCACGTCAAGCTTTCATTAAGCCATCTGTAACGAATAGAATGAAATTCCAGAAAGCGGCTTACATCCAAAACATGAGAGATAATTTAGAAAGTTAA
- a CDS encoding putative porin codes for MRMFCCIVLLFITSFLFSQNKSKKLDFNTQYQSASDSTKSRQPKKVATLDLYRIITLDRDTTYIDTSLTIKKEYSHNYLRRDTFGLLPFANDGQTYNTLQYSLTAVNPYPEFGFKAKHFNFIEANQIRYASVATPLTELYFKSTQLKGQSVDSYIAINTSPNLNFSLAYRGLRSQGKYINQLASTGNFRFTTSYSTQSKRYWFDFHFTQQDILNEENGGITTIDDFESENSDYKNRQRLEVYLTDAKSFLKGKRFFIDHGFRINSKQGTNNLYLKHQFNYENKFFEYNQLTVSSNANGNIINRFGDSFRSTEINDQTRYNKMYNKVGLQYENTFLGKFQFFVDDFRSNYYYNQILIFDNRTVPNSLSMTINSAGGQYEYRKGKWNGRLLYARSITNQSLSNLDATMQFDLDEDNQFTFQYQNTNKLPNNNYNLHQSSYVAYNWSNNFNNEKINSLSANAITPWISASLQLATIQDHLYFNYISSQAEKLAQTQIVTPSQYAGTIKYLSLKMNKEFQFGKFALDNTVLFQKVDQNQSVLNVPEIVTRNSIYFTDFFFKKALYLQTGIVFNYFTNYYANDYNPVIGEFFVQRDKQIGNFPNLDFFVNAKIQRTRIFFKVEHFNSSLTGNTFYSAPNNPYRDMTIRFGLTWNFFE; via the coding sequence ATGAGAATGTTTTGTTGTATTGTATTGCTGTTTATTACTTCTTTTTTGTTTTCACAAAACAAATCAAAGAAACTAGATTTTAATACCCAATACCAAAGTGCATCAGATTCTACTAAATCGCGTCAACCCAAAAAAGTAGCTACCCTAGATCTTTATCGAATCATTACTTTAGATAGAGATACTACCTACATAGATACTTCCTTAACGATAAAAAAAGAGTACAGTCATAATTATCTTCGAAGAGATACTTTTGGCTTGTTGCCTTTTGCAAATGATGGACAAACGTACAATACCTTACAATACAGTTTAACGGCTGTTAACCCTTATCCGGAATTTGGTTTTAAAGCCAAACATTTTAATTTTATTGAAGCCAATCAGATTCGTTATGCCTCTGTAGCAACGCCTTTAACGGAGTTGTATTTTAAATCAACTCAATTGAAAGGGCAGTCGGTCGATTCCTATATTGCCATTAATACCTCACCCAATCTCAATTTTTCTTTGGCGTATAGAGGTTTGCGTTCTCAAGGAAAATATATCAATCAATTAGCAAGCACCGGTAATTTTCGTTTTACTACAAGTTATAGCACTCAATCCAAACGGTATTGGTTTGACTTTCATTTTACCCAACAAGATATTCTTAATGAAGAAAATGGTGGAATAACTACTATTGATGATTTTGAAAGTGAAAATAGTGATTATAAAAACAGACAACGATTAGAAGTTTATCTTACGGATGCTAAATCTTTTTTGAAGGGAAAACGTTTTTTTATCGATCATGGCTTTAGAATTAACTCTAAACAAGGCACTAATAATCTGTATTTAAAACATCAATTCAATTACGAAAATAAGTTTTTTGAATATAACCAACTTACAGTTTCATCTAATGCTAACGGCAATATTATTAATCGTTTTGGCGACTCTTTTAGATCAACTGAAATCAATGATCAAACACGTTACAATAAAATGTACAACAAAGTGGGTTTACAATATGAAAATACTTTTTTAGGCAAATTTCAATTTTTTGTAGACGACTTTAGATCGAATTATTATTATAATCAGATTCTTATTTTTGATAATCGAACGGTTCCCAATTCGCTTTCTATGACAATTAATTCAGCAGGTGGTCAATACGAATATCGAAAAGGAAAATGGAATGGTAGGTTATTATATGCTAGATCAATTACCAATCAATCGCTGTCTAATTTAGATGCCACAATGCAATTTGATTTGGATGAGGATAATCAATTTACCTTTCAATATCAAAACACAAATAAATTACCCAACAACAACTACAATCTTCACCAAAGTAGTTATGTAGCTTACAATTGGTCCAATAATTTTAATAACGAAAAAATAAATTCACTTTCGGCGAATGCAATCACACCATGGATTAGTGCTTCCTTGCAACTCGCTACCATTCAAGATCATTTGTATTTTAATTATATTTCTTCTCAAGCGGAAAAATTGGCACAAACCCAAATCGTAACTCCTTCCCAATATGCTGGAACTATCAAATACCTCTCTTTGAAGATGAATAAAGAGTTTCAGTTTGGAAAATTTGCTTTGGATAATACCGTATTGTTTCAAAAAGTAGATCAAAATCAATCGGTATTGAATGTGCCTGAAATAGTAACTAGAAATTCGATTTATTTTACAGATTTCTTCTTCAAAAAAGCATTGTATTTACAAACGGGTATCGTTTTTAATTATTTCACAAACTATTATGCAAATGATTACAATCCAGTGATCGGTGAATTTTTTGTACAAAGAGACAAGCAAATTGGAAATTTCCCGAACCTTGACTTTTTTGTAAATGCAAAAATCCAACGTACACGTATCTTTTTTAAAGTAGAACATTTTAATTCTTCTTTGACGGGTAATACCTTTTATTCAGCTCCTAACAATCCTTATAGGGACATGACCATCCGTTTCGGATTGACTTGGAATTTCTTTGAATAA
- a CDS encoding APC family permease, whose amino-acid sequence MSIWRVKPISAFEADMKKSTLKRVLGKWSLTAIGVGAIIGGGIFVLTGTGAYYHAGPALAISFIIAGIACVFAALCYSEFASILPVEGSAYAYAYGTIGEIFAWIIGWGLILEYAMGSMTVAVSWSGYFNKLLLKFGISLPDWLTTDPASYTGEGFSMNLPAFLIVLLVISILIKGTQNAAKANNMIVILKVSAVLFVIIAGAFFINFDNWSPFIPEATQIVEKETTHNAYGLTGIVSGAAAIFFAYVGFDAVSTQAGEAINPKKDVPFAIIASLLICTTLYILVSLVLTGMMNYQDFNPLGKYPDAIKAPVAYAFDIAGQGWAGLIITIAATIGLVSVLMVMIMGQSRIFLGMSKDGLIPQVFSRVNPISGTPKTNLMILGGIIAVVAAFTPINELADMTSFGTLFAFTMVCIAVWILRVKQPELVRTFKVPALPVIAVCGILINTYLMVNLSLKAQLFSGAWLLIGILVYFGYSKSRSKLNNDKAE is encoded by the coding sequence ATGTCAATTTGGAGAGTTAAACCTATTTCGGCTTTTGAAGCTGATATGAAAAAAAGTACTTTAAAGAGGGTTCTAGGAAAATGGAGCCTAACAGCTATTGGTGTTGGAGCCATTATCGGAGGTGGAATTTTCGTTCTTACAGGAACCGGAGCCTACTACCATGCAGGTCCAGCATTAGCAATATCGTTTATTATTGCAGGTATCGCCTGCGTTTTTGCCGCACTTTGTTATTCTGAATTTGCTTCAATTTTACCGGTTGAAGGATCTGCTTATGCTTATGCTTACGGAACTATTGGAGAAATTTTTGCCTGGATCATTGGATGGGGTCTTATTTTAGAATATGCCATGGGATCCATGACGGTCGCCGTTTCATGGTCTGGTTATTTCAATAAATTATTGTTGAAATTTGGAATTTCATTACCTGATTGGCTTACCACCGATCCGGCTAGTTATACTGGCGAGGGTTTTTCAATGAATCTTCCTGCATTTTTAATTGTATTATTGGTGATTTCAATATTGATTAAAGGAACACAAAATGCCGCTAAAGCGAACAATATGATTGTAATTTTGAAAGTTTCAGCTGTATTATTTGTAATCATAGCTGGAGCGTTTTTCATCAACTTTGACAACTGGTCTCCATTTATTCCAGAAGCTACTCAAATTGTTGAAAAAGAAACTACTCATAACGCGTATGGTTTAACCGGTATTGTTTCTGGAGCTGCTGCAATTTTCTTTGCTTATGTAGGTTTTGATGCTGTTTCTACTCAAGCCGGAGAGGCAATCAATCCTAAAAAAGATGTTCCATTTGCTATTATTGCCTCTTTATTAATTTGTACCACTTTATACATTCTAGTTTCTCTTGTATTAACTGGAATGATGAATTATCAAGATTTTAACCCACTAGGGAAATATCCAGATGCAATTAAAGCACCTGTAGCTTATGCGTTTGATATTGCTGGGCAAGGTTGGGCAGGATTAATTATTACAATAGCAGCTACTATTGGTTTAGTATCGGTATTAATGGTAATGATTATGGGACAATCTAGAATCTTCTTGGGAATGTCTAAAGACGGATTAATTCCGCAAGTATTCTCTAGAGTAAACCCTATTTCTGGTACACCAAAAACAAACCTAATGATACTTGGTGGTATTATTGCTGTAGTAGCGGCATTTACTCCTATCAATGAATTAGCTGATATGACAAGTTTCGGAACCTTATTTGCCTTTACAATGGTTTGTATTGCGGTTTGGATTTTGAGAGTTAAGCAGCCTGAATTAGTTAGAACATTTAAAGTTCCTGCTTTACCTGTAATTGCAGTTTGTGGTATTTTAATCAATACCTACTTAATGGTAAATCTAAGCCTAAAAGCACAATTGTTTTCTGGTGCTTGGTTATTGATCGGTATATTAGTTTATTTTGGATATAGCAAAAGCCGTTCAAAATTAAATAACGACAAAGCGGAATAA
- a CDS encoding DUF2851 family protein gives MKEDFLHYLWKFEYFNTLDLKTTSGESITIVNVGQYLEQAGPDFFNAQIRIDNQKWAGNVEMHLKSSDWYIHHHENDPAYENVILHVVWEHDVAIYRSDNSIIPVLELKYYVAPKTVINYNVLRSVKSWLYCENQLAGLDQFLLRHWQERLFVERLEQKTKPISNWLTQTSSDWEAVFFWMLSQNFGLNTNGDQFFAIVSSIPFSIIRKEASNLANIEALLFGNAGLLDTEKEDHYFTDLKFRYTYLLQKYQLTKPILAPVQFFKHRPDNFPTIRLSQLAVLWHTHSNLFSKICATNSLDSMYQLLQVTASPYWLDHYHFDKLSPKKNKQLSKPFMDLLIVNTIVPIRFTYAQSHGKDNSQDLVDLLQYLSPEKNGTIDKFNYFGIATTNAFETQSLLQLKKEYCNKSKCLSCAIGIEVIKNI, from the coding sequence ATGAAAGAAGATTTTTTACATTATTTATGGAAATTTGAATATTTCAACACTTTAGATCTCAAAACTACTTCTGGAGAATCTATTACTATCGTAAACGTGGGTCAGTATTTAGAACAAGCTGGACCTGATTTTTTCAATGCTCAAATTCGAATCGATAATCAAAAATGGGCCGGAAATGTAGAAATGCATTTAAAATCTTCCGATTGGTATATACATCATCATGAGAATGACCCTGCCTATGAAAATGTGATTTTGCATGTAGTTTGGGAACATGATGTTGCAATTTACCGTAGTGATAATTCAATTATTCCTGTATTGGAATTAAAGTATTATGTTGCTCCCAAAACAGTGATAAATTACAATGTGTTACGATCTGTAAAATCCTGGTTATATTGCGAAAATCAATTGGCAGGTTTGGATCAATTTCTACTAAGACATTGGCAAGAACGATTGTTTGTTGAGCGTCTAGAGCAAAAAACAAAACCCATTTCAAATTGGCTCACACAAACAAGTTCAGATTGGGAAGCTGTGTTTTTCTGGATGTTATCTCAAAATTTCGGTTTGAATACTAATGGAGACCAATTTTTCGCTATCGTTTCTTCGATCCCTTTTTCTATAATTCGTAAAGAAGCATCCAACTTGGCTAATATAGAAGCCTTACTTTTTGGCAATGCAGGTTTGTTAGATACTGAAAAAGAAGATCACTACTTTACTGATTTGAAATTTCGCTATACCTATTTGCTTCAAAAATACCAATTGACTAAACCTATTCTAGCTCCGGTCCAATTCTTTAAACACCGCCCCGATAATTTTCCAACGATTCGACTATCTCAATTGGCTGTATTATGGCATACCCACAGTAATTTATTTTCCAAAATTTGTGCAACCAATTCTCTTGACTCGATGTACCAACTATTACAAGTTACCGCCTCGCCTTATTGGCTGGACCATTATCATTTTGATAAATTGAGTCCAAAGAAAAATAAGCAACTCTCCAAACCTTTCATGGATTTGTTAATTGTAAATACAATAGTGCCTATACGATTTACGTATGCTCAAAGTCATGGAAAAGATAATAGTCAAGATTTAGTAGATTTGTTACAGTATTTATCCCCAGAAAAAAATGGGACTATCGATAAATTCAACTATTTTGGTATTGCTACAACTAATGCATTTGAAACCCAGTCTTTATTGCAATTAAAAAAGGAATATTGCAATAAAAGTAAATGCTTGTCGTGTGCTATCGGAATTGAAGTGATAAAGAATATATAA
- a CDS encoding tyrosine-type recombinase/integrase: protein MKNNKEAFREYLQLEKNYSPHTVLAYWNDIVSFESFNSLHFDQHDIDQANYSQIRSWIVSLVDANLSNVSVNRKMASLKAYYKFLLKTKQIEASPLLKHKALKTPKKIQIPFSEKEVDAVLLFMQNPVGFEAVRDKLIVDLLYTTGMRRTELIHLKLANVNFGASTIKVLGKRNKERIIPILPLINCQLESYLKERNGLENIIDEEYFFLSKKGVKINESFVYRLINSYFSSVSEKVKKSPHILRHTFATHLLNNGADLNSVKELLGHSSLASTQVYTHNSLTELKKVYKQSHPRNQK from the coding sequence ATGAAAAATAACAAAGAAGCATTTCGAGAGTACCTGCAGTTGGAGAAAAACTATTCTCCGCATACGGTATTAGCATATTGGAATGATATTGTTTCTTTTGAATCGTTCAATTCCTTACATTTTGATCAACACGATATTGACCAAGCTAACTATAGCCAAATTAGAAGTTGGATTGTGTCGTTGGTGGATGCTAATTTGTCTAATGTGTCTGTTAATAGAAAAATGGCTTCGCTTAAAGCCTATTATAAATTTCTATTGAAAACGAAACAAATTGAAGCGAGTCCGCTTTTGAAGCATAAGGCCTTAAAAACTCCTAAAAAAATCCAAATCCCATTTTCTGAAAAAGAAGTAGATGCTGTTTTACTATTTATGCAAAACCCAGTTGGTTTTGAAGCGGTTCGAGACAAGTTGATTGTTGATCTTTTGTATACAACAGGAATGCGAAGAACAGAGTTAATTCATTTGAAATTAGCAAATGTTAATTTTGGTGCTAGCACAATAAAAGTTTTAGGTAAAAGAAACAAAGAGCGAATTATTCCAATTCTACCCCTAATTAACTGTCAATTGGAGAGTTATCTTAAAGAACGCAATGGGTTGGAAAATATAATAGATGAGGAGTATTTTTTTCTTTCTAAAAAAGGCGTTAAAATAAATGAATCTTTTGTGTACCGATTAATTAATTCGTACTTTAGTTCTGTTTCCGAAAAAGTAAAAAAGAGTCCGCACATATTACGTCATACGTTTGCGACACATTTATTGAATAACGGAGCCGATTTGAATTCAGTCAAAGAATTATTAGGACATTCTAGTTTAGCGTCGACTCAAGTGTATACACATAATAGTTTAACTGAACTGAAAAAAGTATACAAACAGTCGCATCCTAGAAATCAAAAATAA